CCTGCCCAAAACTCACCGCCCCGCCATGAAGCTCTATCACTTGCTTGACAAGGGTTAGCCCAAGCCCCGTGCTTTTTTGGCGGTGGGTATTGCCCATGCTAAAATACCGCTCAAAGGCTCGTTTGATGATAAAATCGTCCAGCGTGTCGCTGTCGTTTTTGATATGGATAAACGTATCCGTCTCGGTTTGGCTTATATGAATGGCTATCGCACTTTTGCCATAATAAATGGCGTTGTCAATGACGTTTTGCACCGCTTGGGCAAGCCAAAATTCATCAGCACGGATAGAAATACCACTTTTGTCAAATTGCACGGTTTTGCCAAGCTGTTTTAGGGTTGCCGACTGCTGATTTAGGCAAGTTTGAATGAGTGCGTCCAAATCAACATCGCTCATGGTAAGTTTGAAGGTGGGCTGTTCAATCTTGGCAAGGGTCAAAAGTTTGTCCACTAGGGCGGTCAATTTGTCCGTTTGTGATAAAATAATGCCCGTAAACTGCTCACGCTCGGCAAGCGTCAGCTCGTCTGTCAAAATCTCGCTACTGGCACGAATGGCGGTCAGGGGCGATTTTAGCTCGTGCGTGAGCGTGTGGACGTACTCGCTGACGTACGCCTTGTTTTCTATGGTGTCTTTCATGGCGTGAATGCTTGCCATGAGTTCGTTTAGCTCTCGCCCAAGATAAAAATGGGGCGGCGCGGTACTGGCAAGCCCTTTGGTGTAGCGGTTTACGCTGTCTATGCTGTGGCGTAACCACCATGCCATGAGCGTGGCGGTGGCAAGCGTGATTGCCATAATCGTTAAGATAATCTTAATAATCTCATCGGTGCTTTTGTTGATATAAGGAATGAGCGTTTGGGTAGGTTTGCCAACGGACACCACGCCAATTATCCGCCCGTCCGAGACAATCGGGCTTGCCACATACATGACCGAATGCCCGCCGATGTCGGTACTTCTTGCCCCATATTTACCACGCAAGGTCAAATACACGTCATTCCAACGGCTAAAATCCGCCCCCACGCTCGCCCCACGACTGTCATAGATGACCATGCCTGTGCCGTCTGTGATATAGATGTGGTAAGTGCTTGTGGATTTTTGATGATACCAGATTGGCGTGCCAGCAAGCTCGCTCGGGTTGGTAAAGGCGTGAGATAGTTTGGTATTAAGGGATTGATTTAATTCATCTTTTGATAAAGTTGCTACGTCTGTTGCCACGATGTGCGACAGTAGCACCGAGGTATCCACAAGGCTGTCTTCTACCACACGCTTGGCGGACGGTCGCACGGTTTTTTGGACATAATACAGAGCAAGGGACGATGACAATAGGGTAATCAAGGCAAAGGTGAGCCATATCCGCACAAAAATGCTAAAACTTAGGCGTTTTTTAAAAATGCGGTCAAGTAGGGTGTGAAATGTTAGCATGATGATAATTATTTTGATTGAATTTTTTTATTTTAGAATTATCTAAAATAGCATTGTATGAGCTAGTAAGTTATGTTATAAATAACTAAACCATAAATATTAAGGAATAAACACATGAACGTGCATTCTTTTTTAGACCCACAGACCGAGACATATAGCCACATACTCATCGATGATGATACCAAACTGTGTGCCATCATTGATCCTGTGTTAGATTATGACCCTGTGTCGGGGCGGGTGAGTTATGACAATGCTGATAAACTCATGGATTTTATCACAACGCACGCCTTGACGGTCAAATACATCATCGAGACCCACGCCCATGCCGACCATCTTACGTCCGCTCATTATCTAAAAGAGCGACTTGGCGGTCAGACGGTCATCGGCAAGCACATTGCCACGGTTCAGCATATTTTTAAGGACATCTATGACCTTGATGATGATTTTATCCCCAATGCGTCTCAATTTGACCATTTGACCGATGACGGCACGACACTCACGCTCGGCAGTCTTAGCATTACCGCCATGCACGTGGCAGGGCATACCCCTGCGGACATGGCGTATCAGGTAACGGACGGCATACGGCTCATCGTCTTTGTTGGCGATACGTTATTCGCCCCTGATGTTGGCACGGCTCGTTGTGATTTTCCTGCTGGCGACAGTGGTCGGCTCTATGATTCGATACAACGCATTCTAGCATTGCCTGATGAGACGGTATTGTATCTGTGCCATGACTATCCGCCAGAACATCGCACGCATAGCCCAACCACCACAGTCGGCGAGCAAAGACGGCATAATATCCATGTCAAAGACGGTATCAGTAAAGATGACTTTATCCACATGAGAGATACTCGGGATAAAACCCTATCCGTGCCTAGGCTCATGCTTCCGTCCGTGCAGGTTAATATCAACGCAGGCGAGTTTTTTACCACCCAAAATGGCAAACCATATGTCCGCATTCCTGTTAATCAGTTTTAAGCCTTAAAAGTGTTAAGTCAGTCCATACCCAAGCCCCCGATGTGTGATGATAATCTCATCATCGCACACTTCTGCCAATTTCTGCCGTAAGGTCTTGATATGACTATCAATGGTGCG
This Moraxella sp. K1664 DNA region includes the following protein-coding sequences:
- the creC gene encoding two-component system sensor histidine kinase CreC; this encodes MLTFHTLLDRIFKKRLSFSIFVRIWLTFALITLLSSSLALYYVQKTVRPSAKRVVEDSLVDTSVLLSHIVATDVATLSKDELNQSLNTKLSHAFTNPSELAGTPIWYHQKSTSTYHIYITDGTGMVIYDSRGASVGADFSRWNDVYLTLRGKYGARSTDIGGHSVMYVASPIVSDGRIIGVVSVGKPTQTLIPYINKSTDEIIKIILTIMAITLATATLMAWWLRHSIDSVNRYTKGLASTAPPHFYLGRELNELMASIHAMKDTIENKAYVSEYVHTLTHELKSPLTAIRASSEILTDELTLAEREQFTGIILSQTDKLTALVDKLLTLAKIEQPTFKLTMSDVDLDALIQTCLNQQSATLKQLGKTVQFDKSGISIRADEFWLAQAVQNVIDNAIYYGKSAIAIHISQTETDTFIHIKNDSDTLDDFIIKRAFERYFSMGNTHRQKSTGLGLTLVKQVIELHGGAVSFGQDKDNCVVVAMSVPR
- a CDS encoding MBL fold metallo-hydrolase — its product is MNVHSFLDPQTETYSHILIDDDTKLCAIIDPVLDYDPVSGRVSYDNADKLMDFITTHALTVKYIIETHAHADHLTSAHYLKERLGGQTVIGKHIATVQHIFKDIYDLDDDFIPNASQFDHLTDDGTTLTLGSLSITAMHVAGHTPADMAYQVTDGIRLIVFVGDTLFAPDVGTARCDFPAGDSGRLYDSIQRILALPDETVLYLCHDYPPEHRTHSPTTTVGEQRRHNIHVKDGISKDDFIHMRDTRDKTLSVPRLMLPSVQVNINAGEFFTTQNGKPYVRIPVNQF